The following proteins are co-located in the Triticum aestivum cultivar Chinese Spring chromosome 1A, IWGSC CS RefSeq v2.1, whole genome shotgun sequence genome:
- the LOC123150408 gene encoding uncharacterized protein, with the protein MVQYSSELRYVENLQHSSYDESVMELVENSEVYPDLDSFCRASALKGHKDVLVEIVCDSFYLYNITYLQLRKFSSFQPLHYIDEKNKMYHMAKEQARLHEEFDAHVSTGALDHFICKGDALNAILDDDIIHSRFSVLDHTLIKLSFERRAILLGRQDQLSSYYQHLRQVVHNEQLRIGLQSLMCELEAEGFFSIVDDSIDWVLVSSINTLYLLSSACGINKCLTYFCNVHWLHVFFL; encoded by the exons ATGGTACAATACTCATCAGAACTACGGTATGTGGAGAACTTGCAGCATTCTAGTTATGACGAGAGTGTGATGGAACTTGTGGAAAATTCGGAGGTGTATCCTGATCTTGATAGCTTTTGTAGGGCATCTGCACTTAAG GGTCACAAGGATGTGCTCGTAGAAATTGTCTGTGATTCGTTTTATCTATATAACATAACTTATCTGCAG TTACGCAAGTTTTCTTCTTTTCAGCCATTGcattatattgatgaaaagaacAAAATG TATCATATGGCAAAAGAACAGGCAAGATTGCATGAGGAATTTGATGCACATGTGTCTACAGGTGCATTAGATCATTTTATCTGCAAG GGTGATGCACTGAATGCTATTCTTGATGATGATATTATACACAGTCGGTTTTCAGTTCTGGATCATACTCTCATTAAGTTGTCTTTTGAG CGAAGAGCTATACTTCTGGGGAGGCAAGACCAACTTTCTTCGTATTATCAACATCTGAGACAAGTTGTTCACAATGAGCAG CTGAGAATTGGACTTCAAAGTTTGATGTGTGAGCTGGAGGCCGAAGGTTTTTTCAGCATTGTGGATGATTCTATCGATTGGGTACTTGTCTCGTCAATAAACACTTTATATTTGCTCAGTAGTGCATGCGGAATTAACAAATGCTTGACCTACTTCTGTAACGTTCATTGGTTGCATGTTTTTTTTTTGTAG